Genomic segment of Desulfurobacteriaceae bacterium:
GAGGAAAAAATCAAAGTCTAAAAAGAAAAAAAAGGTGGAAGATTACTACACTACTGTTGTCTATGAAATTGGTGTAAAGACGACATATCCAACGTTTATCCGCTGGTTGGAAAATGTGTCTAGTGCCGGAAGAATAATTCTAATAAAAGACGTGTATCTTCAAGGCAATGATGAAAAGAACTATACGGTGGTTGGTGACGTAACTATAAAATCTTTCATACTCAAGAGGTAAGTATGTTTAAGGAACTTCTTTTTATTGTTTCTATATTTTTAGTCTTTATAAATGGTTCGGCAAACGCTGGAGTAGAAGTGGATCCGTTCGTTAACCCTTACAAAAAGTTAATAGAACTTGATAAGAATTATAAGAAAAAGGAAAAGAAAGATGTAGTAGAGAAGGTGTCCATTTTTAAAACAAGCTTAAATCTAGATCCGGACAATATATTCGTAGAAGGGGTTATCCGTGCAGCTTCCGGATACAAAGTTGTAGTGAAAAGTTGGGATGGTAGTATATATACTCTCTCTAAAGGAACAGCTATTTCTCCTGATACAAAACTTGTACGGGTATCTTTCAATAAAGTTGTCTTTATCAAATTTTTTAAGCTAAATGGCAGGATGAAAAGAAAGTTTATCGTTTGGAAAGTTGTGAACGGTCAGTTTGTTAGGGAGGAAAAACAATGAAAGGTAAATACCTTATTCCGTTAATATCTATGGTATTCTCTCTTCCATCCTTAGGAGGAACAATAAAGGATATTAGTGCTATTTACGACGGAAGCAGTTTAGAGATTTTGCTTAAGAAGGAAGGGAGTTGCGACCTTCAACCGATAATAAAAAATTCTCGTAGAATAGATCTAAAGATAAGAAATTGTGCAATAACAAAACCTTACTTTATTGGAGAAAGGGGATTTGTTGAGTCTGTAAATATTAAACCGTGGGAAAATGATACATTTGTAACAATCCTTTTAAAAGATAAAGCGAAACTCCAAACAGAGATAAATGAGAATTCCATAAAGTTATCATTGCTTTCAGATAAAGCACCAACCTTCAACATATCCCAAAACGATAAAAGACTAAAGTTACGAATAGACTTGTTGGAGAACCCTGTTAAAGTTACCTATTCCCGTAAAGGTAACAACATAATCATTAAAACCATAGGATTGAACTTTGGAAACGCTACCATAAAAAGCTTCAAAAATCCTTTGATAAAGAGAGTTTTAATGGAAAAAGACTCTATAATTGTTGAAACAAAGGGATTCTCAGTGGCGGAGGTTATCTGGAGAAAAGAGGAAAAGGCTTTAGAAGTTAGCTTCCTGTTGAGCGAAAAAACAAAAAGAATATTTTCTAAGAAAGTAAAAGAAAAGAAAAAAGAAAGACAAAATGAATTTGTATCCTTTAGATTCGAGAATGCAGATATAAGAGCTGTAATAAAGGCAATAGCAGATGTTGTAGGAGTAAACGTTATTATTGACCCAGAAGTTAAAGGGAAAGTAAGTATCGATTTCTCGAAAAAACCTGTTTATTGGAAAGATGCACTTGATAAAGTTCTAAAGGTAAAAGGTTTCACGTTTGTTGAAGAAAATGGAACGGTGAGAGTTCTTCCTAAGGTGAAAGAGCCTATTAAGTTGTTCGTTGTTCACTTGAAACACGTAGGAGCACAATATGTAGCTGATAAACTTGCGGAGCTTTTGTCTAGAAAGTCAATAAAGGTTATAATAGATGATAATCTTAACTACAAGGATGAAAACAAGATTTTTGGTAAAAAAGAAAAGGGAAAAAGAGTTCAAAATATAACTGGACAAAAAACAAATTCTTCTAAGGAAGAAGCGAAGACTTCTCAGGATACTAAAAAAGACTTAAAAAATGAAACTAAACTTTCACGACAGTTGCAAGAAGAAAATAAGGAAGTTATTCTTGCAGATACCAAAAACAACATTTTGATTTTAAAAGTTAGAGAGTCAACATACCTTGAACTTAAAAAGATAATAGCTTCTTTAGATGCACTACCTAAAGATGTTTACACTATTAAGCTTAAGTACTTATCTCCAGAAAAGGCAATAGAAGCCCTATCCGTTCTTGGAGAACTTGAAGAGAAAAATATTACAGTAAAACGTTGGGATCCAACGAAAGGCAAATATGTGGACGAAAAGAAGTTTATTTATACAATCACTTTAAAGGGTGATCAATCAAAAGATAAGAAGGTTTTTGGAGTTATCACAGTAGATCCCAGAAGTAATACTCTAATTTATAAAGGAGATCCTGCAGGTTATCAAAATGTAATAAGGATAGTAAGCGAAGTAGATAAACCTAGAAAAAGGATAAGAATAAAAGCAAAGATAGTCCAAGTAGAATCCACAGCTGAGAAAGATGTAGGTATATCTTGGGGAGTCAGTGGTTACAATTATCCATCCTACTACATAGAAGGAAGTGCTGGTTTCAATACTCAGAATCTACCTGGATTAGTTTCTTCAACTGAGAATTTAGCAAACGTCTTTAACATTCCTACTGCAGATAATACTTTAGCTTTAGGAATTTTGAATAGAGCAAAAACTCTGAGACTAAACGTTGCCTTAAAAGCACTACAGCTTGATGGAAAAGCTAAAATAGTTTCTTCTCCAGAAATATTGACTCTTGACAATGAGCAAGCAACAATTACTCAAGGTATAGAAATACCATACATAAAAACAACTTCTACTTCTGCGGGAGTAACTACAGATGTAGAGTTTAGACAAGCCTCCTTAATCCTTAGTGTCAAACCTCACATAACCCCAGATGGACAGGTTCTCTTGGATTTAGAAGTTAGAAAGGATTCTCCGAACTATACAATTACTCAAATCACTGGTAATCCTAACCCTGCAATAGATACAAGAAGTGCTAAGGCAAAAGTTAGGATAAAAGCTGGAGATACAATTGTGATAGGTGGTATATACGAAAAGCAAATAAACGAGGACTTGTCGGGAGTTCCCGTTCTTTCACAAATTCCTCTCTTAGGATGGTTGTTTAAATCAAAAACCACCTCTGTTTCAACTAAAAAACTCCTGATATTTATCACGCCTGAGGTTATAGAATAGAGGAATGTTTTTGGAGGTTGGT
This window contains:
- a CDS encoding secretin N-terminal domain-containing protein, whose protein sequence is MKGKYLIPLISMVFSLPSLGGTIKDISAIYDGSSLEILLKKEGSCDLQPIIKNSRRIDLKIRNCAITKPYFIGERGFVESVNIKPWENDTFVTILLKDKAKLQTEINENSIKLSLLSDKAPTFNISQNDKRLKLRIDLLENPVKVTYSRKGNNIIIKTIGLNFGNATIKSFKNPLIKRVLMEKDSIIVETKGFSVAEVIWRKEEKALEVSFLLSEKTKRIFSKKVKEKKKERQNEFVSFRFENADIRAVIKAIADVVGVNVIIDPEVKGKVSIDFSKKPVYWKDALDKVLKVKGFTFVEENGTVRVLPKVKEPIKLFVVHLKHVGAQYVADKLAELLSRKSIKVIIDDNLNYKDENKIFGKKEKGKRVQNITGQKTNSSKEEAKTSQDTKKDLKNETKLSRQLQEENKEVILADTKNNILILKVRESTYLELKKIIASLDALPKDVYTIKLKYLSPEKAIEALSVLGELEEKNITVKRWDPTKGKYVDEKKFIYTITLKGDQSKDKKVFGVITVDPRSNTLIYKGDPAGYQNVIRIVSEVDKPRKRIRIKAKIVQVESTAEKDVGISWGVSGYNYPSYYIEGSAGFNTQNLPGLVSSTENLANVFNIPTADNTLALGILNRAKTLRLNVALKALQLDGKAKIVSSPEILTLDNEQATITQGIEIPYIKTTSTSAGVTTDVEFRQASLILSVKPHITPDGQVLLDLEVRKDSPNYTITQITGNPNPAIDTRSAKAKVRIKAGDTIVIGGIYEKQINEDLSGVPVLSQIPLLGWLFKSKTTSVSTKKLLIFITPEVIE